The following proteins come from a genomic window of Neofelis nebulosa isolate mNeoNeb1 chromosome 5, mNeoNeb1.pri, whole genome shotgun sequence:
- the CEP19 gene encoding centrosomal protein of 19 kDa — MMCIAKKCGIRFQPPAIILIYENEMKGKSRQRIMPIRNFSKFSDCSRAAEQLKNNPRHKNYLEQVSLRQLEKLFSFLRGYLWGQSLAETMEQIQRETTIDPEEDLNKLDDKELAKRKSIMDELFEKNQKKKDDPNFVYDLEVEFPQDEQLQSCGWDTESADEF; from the exons ATGATGTGCATTGCCAAAAAATGTGGAATTAGGTTCCAGCCTCCAGCTATTATCTTAATCTATGAGAATGAAATGAAGGGGAAAAGTCGCCAACGCATCATGCCAATCCGAAACTTTTCAAAGTTTTCAG ATTGCAGCAGAGCTGCTGAACAGTTAAAGAATAATCCACGACACAAGAATTACCTGGAACAAGTGTCCCTGAGGCAGCTAGAGAAGTTATTCAGTTTTTTACGAGGTTATTTGTGGGGGCAAAGTTTGGCAGAAACGATGGAACAAATTCAGCGGGAAACAACGATTGATCCTGAGGAAGACCTGAACAAACTAGATGACAAGGAACttgccaaaagaaagagcatcaTGGATGaactttttgagaaaaatcagaagaagaaGGATGATCCAAATTTTGTTTATGACCTCGAGGTTGAGTTCCCACAGGATGAACAACTTCAGTCTTGTGGCTGGGACACAGAGTCAGCTGACGAGTTCTGA